Part of the Quercus lobata isolate SW786 chromosome 6, ValleyOak3.0 Primary Assembly, whole genome shotgun sequence genome, aaaggaATTGTATCTAAATTTATTAGTGGAAGAGTAGGGAGGGTACCATACCTTACTCTATAACTCTATAAACAGTTAAACTCagccttctttttctttttcttttttgagaatcctATAAACACAACTTTATTTATGAGGGACACCTAGTTTACTAGGATCTGGGTAGGCTCAACACATCCTGCCTAATTCCAAGAATTACATTTATTTGACTAGCAAACTCACTGGCTGTTTCAATTCATAGATTTGGTATgtcaaaacttaaaatttaatggAGTTGGAGAAGGGCTTATGAGAAGGCTAACACTTTAAGGCACCACCAACAAACTTGTAGTCTAATTGGAACCTATCCTAGTTTCAATGTCACGGGTTCAATTTTGTCCCTGCCTCCTCCCTCCCCTCGAAAGAAAAGCTTAAAAAAGAGTATAGGGCACCATCATTTAGGCTCAAGAGTTCGACATAGGGGAGTTAAATACCTGGCtttcaatttaataattttttaaaaaaagatgcCTATTTTGcccccttttcctttttgttctaTGGTAAAAAATAGACCTTTGATCCCTTCCCTTCAAATGACATTCTAGCACAACCAAGACACAATGGCATTTTGCATTTTGTACTCCAACTTTTCACAAGCAGGCAGACAACTCTAGATTTGCTCATATTCTAACAATTAATGATGAAAAGGGAGTCGAGTGACTTCATTATTTTCTATGCTCAATATTAATGCTCCAccaaaatcttaaaattaaattattacaccaacaacaacaaatacaCAGTTATAACATGGACCATGGAAACAACTCACCTCAAACTAATATTGAGAATGATATTCAATGTTTTTCTCCTGCTGGTTAGTAACATCAAGTAACCACTGCATCTATTGGTAAAAACTGTAGGAAGCAAGAAGGAACTCAATTTGATAAACTTCTGACCTATCTTTGGTTTCCTCAATAATTTACACTGCTGGTTGCAAAAAGAGAGCACCAATAATCAGAATATTGTCAGGTTTTGGAGCACAGTAGGAAATGAAGTATCTAATGTTTCTAAAAGAGCTACAAGGTAGTTCTAGATATCGTTGATGGAGTAGGTTCCACTGTAAGCAAAGGTTAAGCTTCTGTTAAAATCATACAAGCAACAAGAGGAATGCATATGTATTAGAGGCCAAGACAACAGAAAAGCATACATCAGGGGAAAATATTTATTCTATTGCTTTGATGACTACAAACTAGAGTTTGGATCTTTGCCCTGAACTGCCACATAATTTATTCGATTTCCACATAACATTCTCTCCTTAGCATTCCTAAcatatatcaaaaaataatcaaaaggcAAAATATGGAGAAAagcataatttaaaaataaaatataaaataaagcaaaacaaaacaaacaaaccatggttgcagaaattaaatttcTGTCATGAATATGAAGATTTTCTACTCTCAAATTGATTTATATGGATAAAACAAACTGAAAAAATGAGGCTCTCTCtaacagaaataaaaatcaaactgCAAAATtgtttagggaaaaaaaaaactttgagcTTAAGAGTTAATGCCCCCTTCcaatccaaaagaaaagaaagacgAAAGTGAAAGCACATAAAAATGCCCTTAAAGTATACAAAAGCATATTAAAACAACATATACCTCACCTTGtactcaaacccaaaaagatcaaattcatcttcttttttgcCACAAGACGCCACAATCCTTCAATGGAAAATGACCACACCTACTATAGTCGCAAACAGCTTACTCACTTTTGAATACAATTCTACAAATCAAATCGATAATCTGGGAAAGACAATGGAGGGTGTAAGTTTTTTTGGTCGATATGGAGAAAATAAGtcaaggaaaatctatagttttccccctaaactattgaatatagattttatattattacaaaattttcaagggTGTGCTAATGAAGCACTTAAGGCACCTGCTTCCTGTACCAGGCCACATTTAATGCAGAAGACTTGGAATATGTTGAACCCATCATCCCTCTCATGGTCATTATTCAAATTGCTTGGTTGACCGACAAAGTTGGCTTTCCTGTTGTAAAGGCACAAGTGAGAAGTTTTACATTATAGATATGGAGGTACAAAAAATGGACAGGCTTCATGCATAGATAAGGAAAAGAACTCACAACCCATATACCCATACAAAAAGGTTCAAAGAAGTTAAAACTCAATTAAGTAAAGCAAAAGGGTGCAGTGCTACACGTCCATGATGCAGTGATTGGATGGGACCCAGCCAAAAAACTGATCCAGCCTGAGTCACTACTTTACTTGTatgttctctaatttttttatgttccaTGTAGTTTATGACTGCTGAGTACCCCCccaaaaaagagaaaccaaAGGGGGTTTGGAACACAGTGAACAGGAAGATTACCAGTGAGCCACAGTAGTGCAACAGCAATGCTAGCCACATTCTGAATTGAAGCAAAATTCAGGCTCCTTGTACATTGACCTATTTCATTTCTGTTGTTGGCTTTCAGAATTGAGGTGGATCCTAAAGTTccttatataattatataactaTCAAGTCCAAGGGTAAGAGAGATACCCCAACAAGAATCTAAGGAAATTCATATAACCTAGAGTGTACTCCAACCAGCTATCTTTGCCACATTCCTTTCATTCATCATTTCTCTTACCCTTTCAGCCTCCTCCCACCTCCCAACAGAATTATACATGTTGCACATCATTATATAGTACCCGTCATTTTCTGGGTCAGTCTCAATAGCATACTTTGCAATCCTTACACCGGTCTTAATTTCATTGTGAATTTTACAAGCACTTAACAAAGCACCCCACACCCCACCGTCAGGAGAAAATGGCATTGAAAGGACCAATGCTTCAGCTTCTTGTAGATTACCTGACCTTCCTAGAAGATCTATCATACAGGAATAATGCTTCAAGTTGGGTTTTATGGAATAGTCTTGCATTCTATTAAATAGACACTTCCCTTCTTTGACGAGCCCAGCATGAGTACAGGCTGAAAGAAGAGCAAGGAAAGTGAGTCCATTTGGTTTAACATTTGATTTCTCCATCTGCTGAAATATCTCGATAGCAGATTTTGCATGACCATGCGTTCCATAACCTGAGATTATCACATTCCAAGATATAACATCCCTCTCTTTCATTGTGTTGAACAATTTTCTTGCTTTTTCAAGTTGCCCACATTTTGCATACATATCAACCAATGCAGTGGCCAGAGAAATATTAGACTCAATCCCTCTTTCCTTAATGTAACAGTGAACCCTTTCTCCTTTCTCAAGAGATGCAAGATGAGAACAAGCTGAAAGCACTATTACCAATGTTGCTGAGTTGGGTTGCAAGTTTTCTGAAATCATTTCTTCAAATAGGGCTACAGCCTCTGCATAGTGCCCACAGTAAGTATAAGATGAGATCAATGTGTTCCATGTGATGATATCTCTCTGTGTCCCACAAAATATTTTCCATGCAATATTCAAATTGCCAGCTTTCACATACATGTCCATGAGTGTACTAACTACCATGACATTTTCATCCATTGAATGTTTAATTATGTAGCAGTGAAGTGAACGGCCAAGATAGGTTGCTCCCAGTTGGGAACATGAAGAAACCATAGAGACCAAGCTATTTGAATCTGGTTCAATGCCAATCCATTGCATCTCTCTAAACAATTCTATGCACTTAGCTTCCAGCCCTGCCTTACCATAGCCAAAAATCATATTGTTCCAAGAATCTTTGTTTGCTTCAGGTACTCTACGAAAGAGCTTCTCTGCAAGAGATAATAATCCAAACTTGCAATACATGGACAATAATGCATTATGAACCATCATATCCAATACATAATGCTGCCTTATGATTAATCCGTGAAAGGCTTTTCCTTCAAAGACAATCATGGAATTACCAAATCCCAAAAGTATGGAACTGATAACTATTCCATCTGGGTATATTTCATTCTCCTGCATTTCCAAAAACAAACTCAAGCCCTCAGCCATAAGCCCAAATCTTGAATAAATACCAATGAGTGATGTCCATGAGAGAAGATCTTTATTAGTTACTTCACAAAACGAATGGTAAGCTTCTCCAGGGATCCCACACTTGGAATACATGGACAAAAGCGAAGATTGAACAACTTGTGAACACCCAATTCCAGTTTTTACTATTAAACCATGTAAGCATCTACCTTCAACTAAAGCACCCAGGTTCCCACAAGCTTGAAACCCACCTTCTAATGTTCTAAAAGTTGGTCTCTCACCATCCCCACCCACCCTATGCATCTCACAAAGACACTCCAAACCCTTCTCACTCTCATTATTCTGCACATACCCAATCACAAGTGCGGTCCAAGCAACCACGTCTCTAACacacatttcatcaaacatAAGATATGCATCATCCATTTGAGCACACTTGACATACATATACACAAATGAAGACCCAACCGCGGAATTCTCCGCAAAGAGCCCAAGTTTCAAAACCAACCCATGAATGTTCTTGCCATGGTCTAGCAACATCAACTCAGCGCAAGTAGAAACAACCATTGGAATGGTAAATTGGTCAAGTGTGGTATCAAATGCTCGCATTTGGAGATGAAATTCAAGGGCTTGAGAGTAATTGCCATTAGAGAAGTGGGATTTGATCACAGAGTTCCAAAGAAATGTGTCTTTAGGAGACACTGAGTCAAACACTTTGGTGGAAGAAGTGGGTTTGTTGAGAGAGGAATAGAGAGAGATAAGCTTTGAGGCTATGAACAGGTTGTTTGAGTTGCCACTGGCGATGATGAGAGCATGAGATTGAAGGAGAGATTGGAGCGTTGAGGTTTGGTTAGAGAGGAAGTAGTTGAGGTGACAGTTAAGGTAGTTGGAAGTTGAATATGTAGAGAATAGAAGAGAGGAGGGAACGCGTTTGAAAAGGTGGGTGAGTTTTAGACACAGCATGGGAGCTCTCTAACGACTATGCTGCCAGAGCTGGGCTTTTATGTTTGTAAATGGGATTAGCCAGCTTtatacaattaattttttttttttttttaatttcaacgtATAACGTACGCTCCTAATGATAAtaagatatcaattaatttttgaagtaagtgaaaattgaatttcaaattttttatccaactaactttatcagttgagttaaTTAAAACTCACTTAATTCAAAGTTAATAAAAGATAATAGGATTATTTAAGGAcattgagaaagaaaaatgaatatattAGACATTGGACTATTACTGAAGTGATGTGAAAAATGATATCCAAAATGAGGACGGCATGATTACAAACTTCAAGTGAACtattttatattagatttttatatcattcttcatttcttcttcttatcaGTCTCTGGCATGTAAGAATactaatactaaaaaaatattgaccAAAACTTGTAACTAAAACGAATTCACCTGCCTAAAactaaccaaaataaaattcaaataatacaCTAGAAGGCACCAAAAGAcgtatgtaaaaaaattatgttaaatgAACTTTTTtgtcccttaaaaaaaaaaaaaaaaaaaaaaaaaaaaccttgggtCAGGAGCTAACCCGCCAcgttacctttttcttttttttttctttttttaagcaaaaacataatccttaagcctctctccctctctttctcttctctcctcaCCTGATCTCTCCATCTTCGaatcaaacccacaacctccATGACCGGAGCTTCAAAGCTCAACACAAGCCACCATCACCACTGTCATGGCCGGAGCTTCAAAGCTCAACACAAGCCACCAGTCTCGTGGCCTGAGTTTATTGCCCAACGACTCTTTCTTGTGGAAAAATGGCTAGTGCTTTGTATTTCAAtacaatggtttttttttgttttttttttaaattattttctttaacccaaaaaaaaaaaatcaatacaatgGTTTTGTTGTTGCTAATGTAATATAATTAACTCAACTGAACAAAGGGCACCATATGACCAATTGTGTTTCTTTGGTTGTCTACTTAACATAACCCTTAAACTTTCCTATGTTCTGGATTGTCTGTATGATGTTTGGTTGATTCAATAATTAAAGTAGACTTATAATTTCTTGTGCTGCGTGAATTAATTTTGTAATACTGTTTCAATAATTAAACTAATGAATCCAACTATCCAAGTGTCATAGCTGGAGGGTTAGTATCTATTGCTTGAATTTAGAACTAATATTCTCGAATTTGATCATTGCTAGAAATAATGAGATAAAACTAATGTTAATTTATATTTGGCATCTGAAAGTTGTTTCTGTAGGCATTTTACTTGAATTCCAGCAAAATGAGGCCcattatgttttttattatttttgttattgtttccTTGGTGGAGTTATATACTTGAATTCAAGCCCTGGGTTGGCTAACTTTTGTAACtggtgcagaccttctctgacttgtctcccccaggatacaacagcccaacaagtattgtatggctagaacaacctctgcacaaagtgttcaagcccaaaactccaccagaaagaacacccttccttgtcaataatctctctattttttagtgTGTATTGTAAATTGCAGTAACATGGATTGggtctgaatgagtctatttataggctcaatgggccttacgaaggggctgattcatttccatttttgatacctccactcttcacctcccccttgcgcacgtatctagcccaatatctgagacaattcatgttagcccattaatcaccacaattaaaaagaataaaatagtctctctccttttcaatgtgggattaaacatttttcacaactcttcatcttccatattcactcccacatctttacatttatgttataacgtttactcattttaattgtttaatattaaaatgctccaacaatcccccactcattttaatattaaattttagttaaagagagagattaccaggcaaagatgggtcactatgtatcatgaaggtgtgctctgcattgaaccttcacttagtaaaacagcgatctcaactccagagtcgtagtggtctccgacttgaactaggactgctttagggaaattaagcatcactgcttacacataacaacccaagtgttgacatgagcttttatagctagcactttacGGCCATGTGCTGATCCCGGTttcatgagtgtatttgagattaagtccaaatctcatagggagcggccccacccccacactcacataggtgaaatCTATCAAGGGTGCTCCTATAATTCTGACACCCCACTCAtacgagctacaaatttcattcAGAGCTTTTTACTCAACCTCTCCACATTATaggataaatgcacttacatcatagggatgaacaattaaaaaattatttacagaataaataattaaaaaataaataaatagtgcatttcttacgaccatcatatgattcgtttttcccattgaacccaattctcaagatctctggtccttgggttgggtatccacatacatggctcatgattCTATAGACTTTAGTCTCATCTCCCTCGATGTATTCCAGACTCTTActtttgccaaggccttggtaaatggatctgcaagattatcattagatttaatataatccacagttatgatgccactacttaaataagatcgcacggtactgtgctttcttcttataggtctggatttaccgttgtagtaacggtttttaactctaccaattgcggcagtgctatcacaatgaattaatataggtggaattggcttttcccaaagtggaatttcatataacaaatctctaagccaatttgcctcttcactagctgaagctaatgctattaattcagcttccattgttgaattagcaattatcgtttgctttttagatttccaacaaatagcaccactacctaaagtaaaaatataaccagtgatagagagagaatcacctgacaaagtattccaatcGACATCACTAAAAACTTCAATCACAGCagggtactttttataaaataagccatagtttttggtaccaattaaatatctcatgactcgctcaatagctagccaatgatctttactaggtttgctagtaaatctgctaagcactcctactgcatatgcaatgtcaggtctagtacaatcagtagtataacgcaaactaccaatgatactagcataatccttttgattaaaaatctcatcatcattattcacaggaaataaatgaacactagaatcaaaaggggtagctacacttttgtgatcatgaaaattatattttctcaatattttctcaacgtaatgtgattgatcaagatatattccatcacatgtttttgtaattttcatgcccaaaataaaattagcctcaccaagatctttcatatcaaaatggcttttaagcatattttttgtttcatttataacatgcatatttgagccaaaaatcaacatatcatccacatagaggctaataataacatgtaaattattccatgatttagaataaatacatttatcacattcatttgatttataaccattctcaatcatgcaggaatcaaacttttcatgccactgcttaggtgcttgttttaagccatatagggatttagttagcttacataccttgctttcttggccaggctctacaaagccttcgggttgatccatataaatctcttcctctaggtccccatttagaaaagcagtttttacatccatttgatgaattttcaaatcaaaaattgcagcaatggcaattaacaatctaatagatgtaattcttgttaccggagaaaatgtatcaaataaatcaagatcagctttttgtttaaagccttttgcaacaagtctagctttaaacttatctattgacCCATccggtttcaattttttttctaaggacccatttacaacctatggtcttacaacccggtggaagatctactaatttccaagttctattagaaattagagattccatctcatcatttacagcctctttccaaaatatagcatcaggtgatgttaaagcctcttttaaattttggggattttcctcaatgttaaaaacataataatcaggaccaaaatccttttcaactctagctcttttactccttctaggttccatttcaaaattttcttgattttgtaaatgtgaagtagaagaactaggttgtgacaaaatattttcttcacccccactatttttcaatttaaaaggaaatttttcttcatgaaaaattgcatcactagattcaaaaattattttgttttcaagatcaaaaaatctataggctgcactattaatcgcataaccaagaaaagcacaagtagtagctcttatacctaatttaggcattttagggtcagtaagccttacataagcaagacaaccccatactctcaaatatcccaaatttggcttatgtcctttccacatctcaaaaggtgtggtgtatgactttttatgtggcaccctattcaaaacatgacatgcagttaaaatagcttcaccccaaaaatgtaaaggtgcaccagattcaattaacatggcatttgttaactcaattaaagttctattttttctttcagccacaccattagaagcaggtgaatatggtgcagtagtttcatggataattcccaaagactgagcaaatgagttgaatgcacttgattcatactcacggcctctatcacttcttattctttttatttttctaccgaattgattttcaacttcttttaaaaaatcttgaaatttttcaaaagcatcacttttatttttcaacaaataaatagttgtatattttgagaaatcatcaataaaagtgataatatatctatttcctccacgagttaaaattccctcaaattcacataaatcggaatgaattaactcaagcaattctgtatttcttacaacatttttatgaggcctttttgtaatcttagcttgactacaagtttcacatttttcaaaatcttttgacagtcatggaattaatcctaaactactcatgattcccacatatctactatttatatgacacaaacgagcatgccaaaaattaatagaagaaagtatataaactgaactggtagatgctttattattcttaacattcaatttaaacatttcatcacaagcataacccttgcccacaaataatccattttttgtgattacataattatcagattccatagtttgcttgaagccagccttgttaagcaaaaaacttgacatcaaattctttCTCATGGACAGAGTGTAAAgtacatctttcaatgttagcacacgtccagaagtgaatttcaatttaacctcaccactcccaagaaccttggttttactagagtcaccaagcataacagttttttcttcttcaaaaggagtgtacaatttgaaccaattcTTATCATAGCAGACGTGCCTATTAGCACCGGAATCtgcccaccacccttcaacatattgcaccatattgatgtctgtaatcatagccactaaaggctCTTCGATTACGTTAGCCTGCGGGACAGATTCACGTttccgaaatttgcaaaatcgagcaatatgcccactcttgccacagacaaaacaggatctattaaattgatcttgtgaagggggtccttggttcttattgtaatttttatttgggtttccccttccttgaggtctagtattatttttaaaggctctttttttaggcttcaattgaacatttctaggaaaatgatttttgggcatattattattggatgaaataaggtttacctttgtggtggaattaccattgctctcttATGTCATGAGTGCATCTTATCCTCTAACCTCCTCCTCTACACGGATGcgtgtgatcaaagtctccaaggatgtctccttttgtttgtgccgcaaagtcttttggaactccctccaagattgtggtagtttatcaattatgccagctaccaccaaattgtctccaatctttatgccttcggatctcaattctgccacaatcatttggaagtcttgtgcttgatctaccaccgattttccatccaccatttggtaacggaaaaatctactagcagcatacttctttgcacctgcctcctcggtatcatacttgctttgtaaagctttccaaattttcttagcagaattgtaagttgtatcataataatcatagaaatgatcgacaagacaattcaatagataagagcgacaattatattcatcttttgtatacttatctattttttcttgatggagaatatattcttcctcactcatctcaTCGGTAGGAACTTTTGACGGATTCTTGTCAGTGAGGATGTAGGAGATTTTGAGAAGACTCAAGTAGAAGAGAacctttcctttccacctcttgaaatgggctcccttaaagcgaaagggcttgttgagatctccaacaggctcatttggtttctcttgtgtaGGCTCCATGTGATGAattctccttaaaattgttggtgcaaacacaataataatggaaataatatacaaagagaaactgaatagtacttctaaatattattaatataaagaaaggaaatacacaacactatttggactgaggcgcggcactcgctctctttaaggagattcaaacccaatatctgagacaatttatgttagcccattaatcaccacaattaaaaagaataaaatagtctctctccttttcaatgtaggattaaacatttttcacaactcttcatcttccatattcactcccacatctttacatttatgttataacgtttactcattttaattgtttaatattaaaatgctccaacaaaaACCattctattgaatttttttttttttggttaaagaaaataataataaataaaaaaataaaaacaaaaaaccattgTATTGAAATACAAAGCGATAGCCATTTTTCCACAAGTCTATGCTGCCATTTACAAGAGCAAAAGACCCAACTTCTTGTAATAAACGTTCAAAATTGGGCCGATTTCTCAcccctttcttttttgtaatcaTATATGGAACCCAACCTTATGGGCCTGACAATAAATCTAATATGAGTTGGACCAACCCCATTACAAACAAACGAAAACAAGCCTATTTAGGCATTCAACATATAgattcataattcataaatttaacTTGAACCTTAATCGTATGTTcattgtttattaatttatgtttcaatacttttgattatctaatttttaatctctctaagaaaactaattttgtattttaattttttaattagatctTACTCTAAggagattttcttttcttcattaaaatcaacatttatttttcctttaaaaaaagcATTTATTCCTCACTTTCAAATTGgttgatttgttataaaatagtaattggcaaatttttttttaaggagtaACTAATCTGTTCCTATGTATAA contains:
- the LOC115994351 gene encoding pentatricopeptide repeat-containing protein At4g39952, mitochondrial-like gives rise to the protein MLCLKLTHLFKRVPSSLLFSTYSTSNYLNCHLNYFLSNQTSTLQSLLQSHALIIASGNSNNLFIASKLISLYSSLNKPTSSTKVFDSVSPKDTFLWNSVIKSHFSNGNYSQALEFHLQMRAFDTTLDQFTIPMVVSTCAELMLLDHGKNIHGLVLKLGLFAENSAVGSSFVYMYVKCAQMDDAYLMFDEMCVRDVVAWTALVIGYVQNNESEKGLECLCEMHRVGGDGERPTFRTLEGGFQACGNLGALVEGRCLHGLIVKTGIGCSQVVQSSLLSMYSKCGIPGEAYHSFCEVTNKDLLSWTSLIGIYSRFGLMAEGLSLFLEMQENEIYPDGIVISSILLGFGNSMIVFEGKAFHGLIIRQHYVLDMMVHNALLSMYCKFGLLSLAEKLFRRVPEANKDSWNNMIFGYGKAGLEAKCIELFREMQWIGIEPDSNSLVSMVSSCSQLGATYLGRSLHCYIIKHSMDENVMVVSTLMDMYVKAGNLNIAWKIFCGTQRDIITWNTLISSYTYCGHYAEAVALFEEMISENLQPNSATLVIVLSACSHLASLEKGERVHCYIKERGIESNISLATALVDMYAKCGQLEKARKLFNTMKERDVISWNVIISGYGTHGHAKSAIEIFQQMEKSNVKPNGLTFLALLSACTHAGLVKEGKCLFNRMQDYSIKPNLKHYSCMIDLLGRSGNLQEAEALVLSMPFSPDGGVWGALLSACKIHNEIKTGVRIAKYAIETDPENDGYYIMMCNMYNSVGRWEEAERVREMMNERNVAKIAGWSTL